Proteins from a genomic interval of Sphingopyxis sp. QXT-31:
- a CDS encoding sulfite exporter TauE/SafE family protein, which produces MIDLASIDFAALLPFILIGFAAQLVDGALGMAFGVICNTLLVAVLGVPPATASARIHVVEMFTTGASGLSHLFHRNIDWPLFWRLLIPGVIGGVLGAYVLTSLHADVVKPFVLGYLVLIGVWLLIRGLLYPPKFEKPKVVAPLAVVGGFLDAAGGGGWGPVVTSNLLVQGGEPRKVVGTVNSVEFFLAVSVSIAFIANLGFEEILGPTLGLIIGGVAAAPLGAMMAKRFSPKVMLVMVGVVLIATSTFGLYKALS; this is translated from the coding sequence ATGATCGATCTGGCGTCCATCGACTTCGCAGCGTTGCTGCCGTTCATCCTGATCGGCTTCGCCGCGCAGCTGGTCGACGGCGCGCTCGGCATGGCGTTCGGCGTGATCTGCAACACACTGCTCGTCGCGGTGCTCGGCGTGCCGCCCGCGACCGCATCGGCGCGCATCCACGTCGTCGAGATGTTCACCACGGGCGCCTCGGGCCTCAGCCACCTCTTCCACCGCAACATCGACTGGCCCCTGTTCTGGCGCCTGCTGATCCCCGGGGTGATCGGCGGGGTGCTCGGTGCCTATGTGCTGACGTCGCTGCACGCCGATGTCGTGAAGCCCTTCGTGCTCGGCTATCTGGTGCTGATCGGCGTGTGGCTGCTGATCCGCGGCCTGCTCTATCCGCCCAAGTTCGAGAAGCCCAAGGTCGTCGCGCCGCTCGCGGTGGTCGGCGGCTTCCTCGACGCCGCGGGCGGCGGCGGCTGGGGCCCGGTCGTGACCTCGAACCTGCTCGTCCAGGGCGGCGAGCCGCGCAAGGTCGTCGGCACGGTGAACAGCGTCGAATTCTTCCTCGCGGTGTCGGTGTCGATCGCCTTCATCGCCAACCTCGGCTTCGAGGAAATCCTCGGCCCGACGCTGGGCCTGATCATCGGCGGCGTCGCCGCGGCGCCGCTGGGCGCGATGATGGCCAAGCGCTTCTCGCCCAAGGTGATGCTGGTGATGGTCGGCGTCGTGCTGATCGCGACGAGCACCTTCGGGTTGTATAAGGCGCTGAGCTGA
- a CDS encoding LysR family transcriptional regulator yields the protein MKQDLTIPHGVLDGIEAFLRVAERRSFSAAAADLGVSPSAISQTIKSLEARVGAPLFMRTTRSVGLTQAGEMFFERAAPAYAGLGDAYEAARNLGNRPAGRLRINLMRGAVQPLFEPIIAGFCETYPEIELEIYAEDALTDLSANGFDAGVRMGESLDADVIAVRLTGPFRFVAVAAPAYLDKHGRPETPDELRDHRCVRMRLGSGALMPWTFEKGNREFEVGVTGPVIVNDFTAMMVAVHAGVAMGMTAEPVVKAQVAAGQLELVLGDYACSTSGLFLYYPSRKQVMPKLRAFIDYVRDYLPDDVTG from the coding sequence TTGAAGCAGGATTTAACAATCCCCCATGGGGTCCTCGACGGGATCGAGGCGTTTCTGCGTGTCGCGGAGCGGCGGAGCTTTTCTGCGGCCGCCGCCGACCTGGGGGTCTCGCCCTCGGCGATCAGCCAGACGATCAAGAGCCTGGAGGCGCGCGTCGGCGCGCCCTTGTTCATGCGCACGACGCGCAGCGTCGGGCTGACGCAGGCGGGCGAGATGTTCTTCGAGCGCGCGGCGCCCGCCTATGCCGGGCTCGGCGATGCCTATGAGGCGGCGCGCAACCTGGGCAACCGGCCCGCAGGAAGGCTGCGCATCAACCTGATGCGCGGCGCGGTGCAGCCGTTGTTCGAACCGATCATCGCGGGCTTTTGCGAAACCTATCCCGAGATCGAGCTGGAAATCTATGCCGAGGATGCGCTGACCGACCTCAGCGCCAACGGCTTCGACGCCGGGGTGCGCATGGGCGAATCGCTCGACGCCGATGTCATCGCGGTGCGGCTGACGGGGCCCTTCCGCTTCGTCGCGGTCGCCGCTCCCGCCTATCTGGACAAACATGGCCGGCCGGAGACCCCCGACGAACTGCGCGACCATCGCTGCGTGCGGATGCGCCTTGGCAGCGGCGCGCTGATGCCCTGGACCTTCGAGAAAGGGAATCGCGAGTTCGAAGTCGGCGTGACCGGCCCGGTGATCGTCAACGACTTCACCGCGATGATGGTCGCGGTCCACGCCGGCGTCGCGATGGGCATGACCGCCGAGCCGGTGGTCAAGGCGCAGGTCGCCGCGGGCCAGCTCGAACTGGTGCTCGGCGACTATGCCTGCTCGACCTCCGGCCTGTTCCTCTATTATCCCAGCCGCAAGCAGGTGATGCCCAAATTGCGCGCTTTCATCGATTATGTGCGCGACTATCTGCCCGACGATGTGACTGGCTGA
- a CDS encoding FKBP-type peptidyl-prolyl cis-trans isomerase: MTLPRTLSFLAALALAAPAAAQGEPPAQQVTTAWLNRQSAALAERHAGNGWNVMASGLRWRRIAGTGAGPRPGAEDAVTVHYVGTFVDGSEFDSSVARGEPATFPLNRVIQGWTEGVQYMAVGDKVEFAIPYDLGYGIAGRGPIPGGATLLFTVELLSIGGK; encoded by the coding sequence ATGACCTTGCCCCGCACCCTGTCTTTCCTCGCCGCCTTGGCGCTCGCCGCCCCCGCCGCGGCGCAGGGCGAGCCGCCGGCGCAGCAGGTGACCACCGCCTGGCTCAACCGCCAGTCGGCCGCGCTCGCCGAGCGCCATGCGGGCAATGGCTGGAACGTCATGGCCAGCGGGCTGCGCTGGCGCCGCATCGCGGGTACCGGCGCGGGGCCGCGGCCGGGCGCGGAGGATGCGGTCACCGTCCATTATGTCGGGACCTTCGTCGACGGGTCGGAGTTCGACAGTTCGGTCGCGCGCGGCGAGCCTGCCACCTTTCCGCTGAACCGCGTGATCCAGGGCTGGACCGAGGGCGTCCAATATATGGCGGTCGGCGACAAGGTCGAATTCGCCATCCCCTACGACCTTGGCTATGGCATCGCCGGCCGCGGCCCGATCCCCGGCGGCGCGACCCTGCTCTTCACCGTCGAACTGCTGTCGATCGGGGGGAAATGA